The genomic window ATGCTTTTTTGAAGGAAGCAGGTAGGGATATGACGGAAAAGGAATTTATATCCTGCTATAATGAATATTTTGATATGGTGTGGAGGATATGCTATGTCGAGCTCTCGGGCAGGCGGCATGATGTTGAGGACGCTGTGTCTGACTCGTTTTTGAAGCTCTACAAGAGCTACTCGGGCAGCGTGAATGACAGAGAGCGGCTCAAAGCCTGGCTGATTGTCACCACGCAGAACACCTGCCGCTCGATGCTGCGGCTGGCGTACAGGCGTGTGATAAGCCTTGATGAGCACATAGCAGCCGCAGGCGAGCCGGCAGCCCCCGAGCAGGGCGGCGAGCTTGCAGAAGCGCTCTCGCACATGGGAGACACCGAGCGCAGCGTGATGATGCTCTACTACTATTTCGGGTATTCGGCAGCAGAGATATCGCAGATGCTTGATATGAAGGAGGGTACGGTCTATTCGACCCTCAGCCGTGGCAGAAAAAGGCTTGCGGCACTTTTGAAAGGAGGAGAGGACGATGCAGGATAAGGAGATGTATAAGCTCTTTTCATCGCT from Ruminococcus sp. NK3A76 includes these protein-coding regions:
- a CDS encoding RNA polymerase sigma factor — encoded protein: MTEKEFISCYNEYFDMVWRICYVELSGRRHDVEDAVSDSFLKLYKSYSGSVNDRERLKAWLIVTTQNTCRSMLRLAYRRVISLDEHIAAAGEPAAPEQGGELAEALSHMGDTERSVMMLYYYFGYSAAEISQMLDMKEGTVYSTLSRGRKRLAALLKGGEDDAG